From Danio rerio strain Tuebingen ecotype United States chromosome 7, GRCz12tu, whole genome shotgun sequence, the proteins below share one genomic window:
- the zgc:195077 gene encoding uncharacterized protein LOC100170780 (The RefSeq protein has 21 substitutions compared to this genomic sequence), with translation MSSRSTLIHQGPPRRYRLHTERKILDDNGKVRKWTYGAKDARKQNKIILLVGETGTGKTTLINSLVNYILGVKFEDETWNEITEEEGGDQTESQTSEITMYEVFPEESAISLTIIDTPCYGDTRGLEKDLEVAENLAFLFQSNDGVREVDAVCFVIKASNNRLSDRQYYIISSVLSLFGKDIVNNIVFLITHSHGLPPKNVLSAINKAKIPCRRDRKGQPVYFLFNNCQAEPRHNEKRYIRAQRDAWENSMEETKHFLQSLDEKNRCSLELTSDVLKERIQLEASISNLQLRVQEKESKKSEKRQIQNAMRKNKDNIEKRTNFSIRYKKTVKKKVTIVSASWKNRKATTCTVCEENCHEFDCWWVSGPKKCEVMKNDHCTVCTGKCHYSKHVKENKKYVISTSDIVMKFDDLQRDHENPQNKRLLITVDDIDQDLKEIEDQKYVIVFNAYKTIKNLSQVALKPDSAFTLQHLEFFIPRVREAGKEDWARELEEMRRRAAAEESNKGFINYIKAGFSKLSLSF, from the coding sequence CCGTCTACATACAGAGAGGAAAATACTTGATGATAATGGAAAAGTCAGAAAATGGACTTATGGTGCAAAAGAcgcaagaaaacaaaacaaaattattctGCTGGTGGGAGAGACCGGTACTGGAAAGACCACCCTCATCAACTCTTTAGTGAACTACATACTGGGAGTGAAGTTTGAAGATGAAACATGGAATGAAATCACAGAAGAAGAAGGAGGAGATCAAACAGAATCCCAAACCTCTGAAATCACCATGTATGAGGTCTTTCCAGAGGAGAGTGCCATTTCTCTCACCATCATTGATACTCCAGGTTACGGAGACACTAGAGGACTGGAGAAAGATCTGGAAGTTGCTGAAAATTTAGCTTTTCTGTTTCAGAGCAATGATGGAGTTCGAGAAGTCGAtgctgtgtgttttgtgattaaaGCATCTAATAATCGTCTCTCAGACAGACAATACTACATTATCAGCTCAATTCTGTCTCTGTTTGGGAAAGACATTGTGAACAACATTGTGTTTTTAATCACACACTCTCATGGTCTTCCTCCTAAGAATGTCCTCAGTGCCATTAATAAAGCTAAAATCCCCTGCAAACGAGACAGAAAGGGCCAACCTGTATATTTCTTGTTCAACAATTGTCAGGCTGAACCTCGAGATAATGTGAAACGCTTCATTCGTGCTCAAAGAGACGCCTGGGAAAACAGCATGGAAGAGACAAAGCATTTCCTTCAGTCTCTGGAAGAAAAGAACAGATGTAGTTTAGAGCTGACTTCAGATGTCCTGAAAGAGCGGATTCAGCTAGAAGCTTCCATCAGCAACTTACAACTGAGAGTCCTAGAGAAAGAGTCGAAGAAGTCTGAAAAACGTCAGATTCAGAATGCAATGAGAAAAAACAAGGATAAGATTGAAAAACGCACAAACTTTAGCATTAGAGTCAAAAAGACCGTCAAAGAAAAGGTTACCATAGTAAGTACATCATGGAAGAACAGAAAAGCGACAACCTGCACCGTCTGTGAGGAAAACTGCCATGAGTTTGACTGCTGGTGGGTTTCTGGTCCCAAGAAGTGTGAAGTCATGAAAAATGACCACTGCACAGTGTGCACAGGGAAGTGTCACTACAGCAAACACGTCAAAGAGAACAAGAAATATGTTATTAGAACTTCAGACATTGTGATGAAATTTGAGGATTTACAAAGAGATCATGAAAATCCTCAAAATAAGAGGTTATTAATTACAGTGGATGATATTGACCAAGATCTGAAGGCAATTGAAGATCAAAAGTTAATTATGGTGTTCAAAGCTTACCAGATCATCAAGAATCTGTCTCAGGTGGCACTAAAACCAGACTCAGCCTTCACCCTCCAGCATCTGGAATTCTTCATCCCCAGAGTGAGGGAGGCTGGGAAAGAAGACTGGGCTCGAGAACTGGAGGAAATGAGGAGACGGGCAGCAGCTGAAGAATCCAATAAGGGTTTTATCAATTACATAAAAGCTGGATTCAGCAAATTGTCATTGTCATTCtga
- the zgc:195077 gene encoding uncharacterized protein isoform X1, with protein MSSRSTLIHQGPPRRYRLHTERKILDDNGKVRKWTYGAKDARKQNKIILLVGETGTGKTTLINSLVNYILGVKFEDETWNEITEEEGGDQTESQTSEITMYEVFPEESAISLTIIDTPGYGDTRGLEKDLEVAENLAFLFQSNDGVREVDAVCFVIKASNNRLSDRQYYIISSILSLFGKDIVNNIVFLITHSHGLPPKNVLSAINKAKIPCKRDRKGQPVYFLFNNCQAEPRDNVKRFIRAQRDAWENSMEETKHFLQSLEEKNRCSLELTSDVLKERIQLEASISNLQLRVLEKESKKSEKRQIQNAMRKNKDKIEKRTNFSIRVKKTVKEKVTIVSTSWKNRKATTCTVCEENCHEFDCWWVSGPKKCEVMKNDHCTVCTGKCHYSKHVKENKKYVIRTSDIVMKFEDLQRDHENPQNKRLLITVDDIDQDLKAIEDQKLIMVFKAYQIIKNLSQVALKPDSAFTLQHLEFFIPRVREAGKEDWARELEEMRRRAAAEESNKGFINYIKAGFSKLSLSF; from the coding sequence CCGTCTACATACAGAGAGGAAAATACTTGATGATAATGGAAAAGTCAGAAAATGGACTTATGGTGCAAAAGAcgcaagaaaacaaaacaaaattattctGCTGGTGGGAGAGACCGGTACTGGAAAGACCACCCTCATCAACTCTTTAGTGAACTACATACTGGGAGTGAAGTTTGAAGATGAAACATGGAATGAAATCACAGAAGAAGAAGGAGGAGATCAAACAGAATCCCAAACCTCTGAAATCACCATGTATGAGGTCTTTCCAGAGGAGAGTGCCATTTCTCTCACCATCATTGATACTCCAGGTTACGGAGACACTAGAGGACTGGAGAAAGATCTGGAAGTTGCTGAAAATTTAGCTTTTCTGTTTCAGAGCAATGATGGAGTTCGAGAAGTCGAtgctgtgtgttttgtgattaaaGCATCTAATAATCGTCTCTCAGACAGACAATACTACATTATCAGCTCAATTCTGTCTCTGTTTGGGAAAGACATTGTGAACAACATTGTGTTTTTAATCACACACTCTCATGGTCTTCCTCCTAAGAATGTCCTCAGTGCCATTAATAAAGCTAAAATCCCCTGCAAACGAGACAGAAAGGGCCAACCTGTATATTTCTTGTTCAACAATTGTCAGGCTGAACCTCGAGATAATGTGAAACGCTTCATTCGTGCTCAAAGAGACGCCTGGGAAAACAGCATGGAAGAGACAAAGCATTTCCTTCAGTCTCTGGAAGAAAAGAACAGATGTAGTTTAGAGCTGACTTCAGATGTCCTGAAAGAGCGGATTCAGCTAGAAGCTTCCATCAGCAACTTACAACTGAGAGTCCTAGAGAAAGAGTCGAAGAAGTCTGAAAAACGTCAGATTCAGAATGCAATGAGAAAAAACAAGGATAAGATTGAAAAACGCACAAACTTTAGCATTAGAGTCAAAAAGACCGTCAAAGAAAAGGTTACCATAGTAAGTACATCATGGAAGAACAGAAAAGCGACAACCTGCACCGTCTGTGAGGAAAACTGCCATGAGTTTGACTGCTGGTGGGTTTCTGGTCCCAAGAAGTGTGAAGTCATGAAAAATGACCACTGCACAGTGTGCACAGGGAAGTGTCACTACAGCAAACACGTCAAAGAGAACAAGAAATATGTTATTAGAACTTCAGACATTGTGATGAAATTTGAGGATTTACAAAGAGATCATGAAAATCCTCAAAATAAGAGGTTATTAATTACAGTGGATGATATTGACCAAGATCTGAAGGCAATTGAAGATCAAAAGTTAATTATGGTGTTCAAAGCTTACCAGATCATCAAGAATCTGTCTCAGGTGGCACTAAAACCAGACTCAGCCTTCACCCTCCAGCATCTGGAATTCTTCATCCCCAGAGTGAGGGAGGCTGGGAAAGAAGACTGGGCTCGAGAACTGGAGGAAATGAGGAGACGGGCAGCAGCTGAAGAATCCAATAAGGGTTTTATCAATTACATAAAAGCTGGATTCAGCAAATTGTCATTGTCATTCtga